The following proteins are co-located in the Engraulis encrasicolus isolate BLACKSEA-1 chromosome 2, IST_EnEncr_1.0, whole genome shotgun sequence genome:
- the LOC134461467 gene encoding uncharacterized protein LOC134461467 has translation MTSTRISRLVLQSLIILSYTAGSFACTVKTDTVRLGDSITVNLPGSTFSQCKGNGGRVIECEKGSFSGEARWTDHIRGSCDRIVFFDITDSFYMQIICDDLHDPKNCVDIRLKKHADSDTKPDSIKEPSTPPTPTTTVYPTTTRTTTRTTTIDSTKGPGDSSRVQLTIGVVVGVLVIGVLIVGAFILHKQGKLSFPCWDQGGPDPANGKHARFQRVQKNDLNGTSHVESVSLQRNDCEIDVDGKPLSVDTEPATP, from the exons ATTGGTGTTGCAGTCCTTGATCATCCTTTCTTACACAGCGGGAAGTTTCGCATGCACAG TAAAAACAGATACTGTCCGGCTGGGGGACAGCATCACAGTTAACCTTCCAGGATCTACATTCAGCCAGTGCAAAGGCAATGGCGGCAGAGTGATTGAGTGTGAGAAGGGATCTTTTTCTGGTGAAGCTCGGTGGACGGACCACATTAGAGGGAGCTGTGACCGGATAGTATTCTTCGACATCACAGACTCATTTTATATGCAAATTATTTGTGATGACCTCCATGATCCTAAAAATTGCGTAGACATACGCTTAAAGAAGCATGCTGACAGTGACACCAAACCTGACTCAATCAAAG AGCCATCAACACCACCAACCCCTACTACTACCGTGTATCcgacaacaacaagaacaacaacaagaacaacaacaatcgACTCAACTAAAG GTCCAGGAGATTCATCTCGTGTCCAGCTTACAattggtgtggtggtgggtgtacTTGTTATTGGTGTGCTTATTGTGGGTGCATTCATACTGCACAAGCAAGGAAAATTGTCTTTTCCTTGCTGGGACCAGGGTGGGCCGGACCCAGCCAACGGTAAACACGCTCGCTTTCAGAGAGTGCAGAAGAACGACCTTAATGGTACATCACATGTAGAATCAGTTTCTCTACAGAGGAACGATTGTGAGATTGATGTTGATGGGAAACCATTATCGGTGGACACTGAACCAGCGACGCCATAA